The Montipora capricornis isolate CH-2021 chromosome 6, ASM3666992v2, whole genome shotgun sequence genome has a window encoding:
- the LOC138052527 gene encoding DNA excision repair protein ERCC-8-like — translation MRKNARLHLISFYTLLLSVDLSDRRKMLHSLYMREQATRWAHLLTQTERKKRVNSIKLSQHGEVKQVHKSGINCVDIDICEGKYLLSSSSSGKIAIHDIEECFYTDKFQCKVVVSMDKTLKDSHKHSVETVQWYPNDTGMFLSSSVDKTLRVWDTNALEVVENFYLEGIIYHHQMPVYISKHSLVATACEDSRVYLCDLKSGSAIHILKGHSRAVVSVAWSPRNSYLLATGSRDNKVLLWDVRKAVGSILSLDQHNGKGGSRSSETNTAHNGHVNGISFSPDGLHLLTYGTDDRLRLWDTFTGKNTLVNFGRVHNPCRKAIKLCQSTGTSDQVVFVPSGSSIEVYNVVTGNHVVTLRGHYNNVNCCIFHRYFQAVFSGANDTNLLVWLPEMNRTGHEKKTEVADVKALSDVNNPYQDSWSSDEEET, via the coding sequence atgaggaaaaatgcCAGGTTACATTTGATTTCCTTCTATACTTTATTGTTGTCTGTTGATTTGTCTGATCGGAGAAAAATGCTTCACTCCCTTTACATGAGGGAACAAGCGACCCGTTGGGCTCATCTTTTGACGCAAACTGAGCGAAAGAAGCGAGTTAACTCCATAAAACTGAGTCAGCACGGGGAAGTTAAACAAGTCCATAAATCCGGTATCAACTGCGTTGACATCGACATCTGTGAGGGTAAATATCTCCTGTCGTCGAGTTCCAGTGGCAAAATAGCCATTCATGACATAGAGGAATGTTTTTATACTGATAAATTCCAGTGCAAGGTGGTTGTTTCAATGGATAAAACATTAAAAGACAGCCATAAACACAGTGTGGAAACTGTGCAGTGGTATCCCAATGATACTGGGATGTTTCTGTCTAGCTCTGTGGATAAAACTCTGAGGGTGTGGGACACAAATGCCCTTGAAGTTGTTGAGAACTTTTATCTCGAAGGTATCATTTATCATCATCAGATGCCAGTCTATATCAGCAAACACAGTCTGGTTGCGACTGCGTGTGAAGATTCCAGAGTGTATCTTTGTGATCTAAAATCAGGTTCTGCAATTCATATTTTAAAGGGGCATTCAAGGGCAGTTGTTTCTGTGGCATGGTCGCCAAGAAACTCCTACCTCTTGGCAACGGGTAGTCGCGATAATAAAGTACTTTTGTGGGATGTTAGAAAAGCTGTTGGCAGCATTCTGTCTTTGGACCAACATAATGGAAAGGGAGGATCAAGATCTTCTGAAACAAATACAGCTCATAATGGACATGTAAATGGAATTTCGTTTTCACCAGATGGACTGCATTTGTTGACGTATGGAACAGATGATCGGTTAAGACTCTGGGATACTTTTACTGGAAAGAACACCCTTGTTAATTTTGGTAGGGTGCACAACCCCTGCCGCAAAGCAATAAAGTTATGTCAGTCCACTGGAACTTCTGATCAAGTGGTGTTTGTTCCCTCGGGTAGCAGTATAGAAGTGTACAACGTCGTAACAGGAAACCATGTTGTTACTCTTCGAGGACATTACAACAATGTGAATTGCTGTATTTTTCATCGTTATTTTCAAGCTGTTTTCAGTGGTGCAAATGACACAAACCTTCTAGTATGGCTGCCAGAAATGAACAGAACTGgacatgaaaagaaaacagaggtaGCTGATGTTAAAGCTTTAAGTGATGTTAATAATCCTTATCAAGATTCCTGGAGCAGCGATGAAGAAGAGACatga